The following proteins are encoded in a genomic region of Sparus aurata chromosome 11, fSpaAur1.1, whole genome shotgun sequence:
- the acot11b gene encoding acyl-coenzyme A thioesterase 11b isoform X1 — protein sequence MTSDGNHADAMLDSLFIQESEEGYRNPTEVKMSQIVLPCHANHCGELSVGQLLKWMDSTACLSAERHAGCSCITASVDDIHFEHTIGVGKVVNIIAKVNRAFTSSMEVGILVTCEDLYTDRQWKVCHAFATFVARRTEAGKVQLKQVIPRTQMEQMEYSLAAERRRMRLIHAEIITDLLSSSTAQLGECQEYQDAVPAERTRVESVELVLPPHANHQVSTFGGQIMAWMENVATIAACRLCNAHPTLRSIDMFHFRGPSHIGDRLVLKAIVNNAFKHSMEVGVCAEAYQGGEPLRHINSAFMTFEVLDSDRKARTLPRIRPEPVDGKRRYQEAIARKKIRLDRKYIISCKQTEVPLSVPWDPSNQMYLSYNNVSALKLMDTRNNWVLTSEKNKVRLYTLEENHMLCFKVEMHVSVPAEQTFHLLSDLRRRKEWDQHYEECEVIIQADEEDTLYRVATPSVSKGGKGKDFILLASRRKPCDARDPYLIALRSVTLPTHPPTEDYTRGEVLCAGFTIWEESSIVTKITYYNQATPGVLPYISTDIAGLSSGFYSAFSACSHFLEANKDSLAALPPSAL from the exons ATGACGTCAGATGGTAACCATGCAGACGCCATGCTGGACTCTCTGTTCATTCAGGAGAGTGAGGAAGGGTACAGAAACCCCACTGAAGTGAAGATGAGTCAGATCGTGCTGCCATGCCACGCCAACCACTGTGGAGAGCTGAGTGTTGGACAGCTGCTGAAGTGGATGGACTCCACAGCCTGCTTGTCAG CTGAGAGGCATGCAGGTTGTTCCTGTATCACTGCATCCGTGGACGACATCCATTTTGAACACACCATAGG GGTGGGAAAGGTTGTCAACATCATAGCAAAGGTTAACAGAGCCTTCACATCCAGTATGGAG GTGGGTATATTGGTGACTTGTGAGGACCTTTACACTGACAGGCAGTGGAAGGTTTGCCATGCCTTTGCAACCTTTGTTGCTAGACGCACTGAAGCTGGGAAG GTACAGCTGAAACAGGTGATTCCTCGCACACAAATGGAGCAGATGGAGTACAGCCTGGCAGCAGAGCGGAGGAGGATGAGGCTGATCCATGCTGAGATCATTACAGACCTactgagcagcagcacagctcaACTGG GAGAATGCCAGGAGTATCAGGATGCTGTGCCAGCCGAGCGGACACGAGTGGAAAGCGTGGAGCTGGTGCTACCGCCACATGCCAACCACCAAGTCAGCACCTTTGGGGGCCAGATCATGGCCTGGATGGAGAATGTGGCTACAATCGCAGCATG TCGCTTGTGTAACGCTCACCCAACACTGAGGAGCATTGACATGTTCCATTTTCGAGGCCCGTCTCATATCGGTGACAGACTGGTGCTGAAAGCCATAGTTAACAACGCCTTCAAGCACAG CATGGAGGTGGGCGTGTGTGCTGAGGCCTACCAGGGTGGAGAACCTCTGCGCCATATAAATAGTGCTTTTATGACCTTTGAGGTGCTGGACAGTGACAGGAAAGCACGAACGCTGCCACGGATACGACCTGAGCCTGTG GATGGAAAAAGACGTTATCAAGAAGCTATTGCCCGAAAGAAGATTCGCCTTGATAG GAAATACATTATCTCCTGCAAGCAAACTGAAGTGCCTCTGTCTGTGCCCTGGGATCCAAGTAACCAG ATGTACCTGAGCTATAATAATGTATCGGCACTGAAACTAATGGATACCAGAAACAACTGGGTATTAACTTCTGAGAAAAACAAG GTCAGGCTGTACACGCTGGAGGAAAACCACATGCTGTGTTTCAAAGTGGAGATGCACGTCAGCGTACCGGCAGAGCAGACGTTCCACCTCCTGTCAGacctgaggaggagaaaggagtgGGACCAGCACTATGA GGAGTGTGAGGTGATCATCCAAGCAGATGAGGAAGACACCCTTTATCGCGTAGCCACACCGTCTGTCAGTAAAGGGGGCAAAGGCAAGGACTTCATTCTGCTGGCATCCAGGAGGAAGCCTTGTGATGCCAG GGACCCGTATCTGATCGCTCTGCGTTCTGTCACTTTGCCCACTCACCCTCCCACTGAGGACTACACGAGGGGAGAGGTGCTCTGTGCTGGCTTCACAATCTGGGAAGAGTCCAGTATTGTCACCAAG ataACCTACTACAACCAGGCCACACCGGGTGTGCTCCCATACATCTCCACAGACATTGCTGGCCTCTCCTCTGGCTTTTACAGTGCGTTTTCTGCCTGTAGCCACTTCCTGGAGGCCAACAAGGACAGCCTGGCTGCTCTGCCGCCGTCTGCACTGTGA
- the acot11b gene encoding acyl-coenzyme A thioesterase 11b isoform X2: protein MTSDGNHADAMLDSLFIQESEEGYRNPTEVKMSQIVLPCHANHCGELSVGQLLKWMDSTACLSAERHAGCSCITASVDDIHFEHTIGVGKVVNIIAKVNRAFTSSMEVGILVTCEDLYTDRQWKVCHAFATFVARRTEAGKLKQVIPRTQMEQMEYSLAAERRRMRLIHAEIITDLLSSSTAQLGECQEYQDAVPAERTRVESVELVLPPHANHQVSTFGGQIMAWMENVATIAACRLCNAHPTLRSIDMFHFRGPSHIGDRLVLKAIVNNAFKHSMEVGVCAEAYQGGEPLRHINSAFMTFEVLDSDRKARTLPRIRPEPVDGKRRYQEAIARKKIRLDRKYIISCKQTEVPLSVPWDPSNQMYLSYNNVSALKLMDTRNNWVLTSEKNKVRLYTLEENHMLCFKVEMHVSVPAEQTFHLLSDLRRRKEWDQHYEECEVIIQADEEDTLYRVATPSVSKGGKGKDFILLASRRKPCDARDPYLIALRSVTLPTHPPTEDYTRGEVLCAGFTIWEESSIVTKITYYNQATPGVLPYISTDIAGLSSGFYSAFSACSHFLEANKDSLAALPPSAL, encoded by the exons ATGACGTCAGATGGTAACCATGCAGACGCCATGCTGGACTCTCTGTTCATTCAGGAGAGTGAGGAAGGGTACAGAAACCCCACTGAAGTGAAGATGAGTCAGATCGTGCTGCCATGCCACGCCAACCACTGTGGAGAGCTGAGTGTTGGACAGCTGCTGAAGTGGATGGACTCCACAGCCTGCTTGTCAG CTGAGAGGCATGCAGGTTGTTCCTGTATCACTGCATCCGTGGACGACATCCATTTTGAACACACCATAGG GGTGGGAAAGGTTGTCAACATCATAGCAAAGGTTAACAGAGCCTTCACATCCAGTATGGAG GTGGGTATATTGGTGACTTGTGAGGACCTTTACACTGACAGGCAGTGGAAGGTTTGCCATGCCTTTGCAACCTTTGTTGCTAGACGCACTGAAGCTGGGAAG CTGAAACAGGTGATTCCTCGCACACAAATGGAGCAGATGGAGTACAGCCTGGCAGCAGAGCGGAGGAGGATGAGGCTGATCCATGCTGAGATCATTACAGACCTactgagcagcagcacagctcaACTGG GAGAATGCCAGGAGTATCAGGATGCTGTGCCAGCCGAGCGGACACGAGTGGAAAGCGTGGAGCTGGTGCTACCGCCACATGCCAACCACCAAGTCAGCACCTTTGGGGGCCAGATCATGGCCTGGATGGAGAATGTGGCTACAATCGCAGCATG TCGCTTGTGTAACGCTCACCCAACACTGAGGAGCATTGACATGTTCCATTTTCGAGGCCCGTCTCATATCGGTGACAGACTGGTGCTGAAAGCCATAGTTAACAACGCCTTCAAGCACAG CATGGAGGTGGGCGTGTGTGCTGAGGCCTACCAGGGTGGAGAACCTCTGCGCCATATAAATAGTGCTTTTATGACCTTTGAGGTGCTGGACAGTGACAGGAAAGCACGAACGCTGCCACGGATACGACCTGAGCCTGTG GATGGAAAAAGACGTTATCAAGAAGCTATTGCCCGAAAGAAGATTCGCCTTGATAG GAAATACATTATCTCCTGCAAGCAAACTGAAGTGCCTCTGTCTGTGCCCTGGGATCCAAGTAACCAG ATGTACCTGAGCTATAATAATGTATCGGCACTGAAACTAATGGATACCAGAAACAACTGGGTATTAACTTCTGAGAAAAACAAG GTCAGGCTGTACACGCTGGAGGAAAACCACATGCTGTGTTTCAAAGTGGAGATGCACGTCAGCGTACCGGCAGAGCAGACGTTCCACCTCCTGTCAGacctgaggaggagaaaggagtgGGACCAGCACTATGA GGAGTGTGAGGTGATCATCCAAGCAGATGAGGAAGACACCCTTTATCGCGTAGCCACACCGTCTGTCAGTAAAGGGGGCAAAGGCAAGGACTTCATTCTGCTGGCATCCAGGAGGAAGCCTTGTGATGCCAG GGACCCGTATCTGATCGCTCTGCGTTCTGTCACTTTGCCCACTCACCCTCCCACTGAGGACTACACGAGGGGAGAGGTGCTCTGTGCTGGCTTCACAATCTGGGAAGAGTCCAGTATTGTCACCAAG ataACCTACTACAACCAGGCCACACCGGGTGTGCTCCCATACATCTCCACAGACATTGCTGGCCTCTCCTCTGGCTTTTACAGTGCGTTTTCTGCCTGTAGCCACTTCCTGGAGGCCAACAAGGACAGCCTGGCTGCTCTGCCGCCGTCTGCACTGTGA
- the fpgt gene encoding fucose-1-phosphate guanylyltransferase: protein MSQDNDLRLQLATREKLRKFNSLRGREVQPGEFWDVVVVTAADESQREAYELQISGKVDRKELPLGTQYKVFSDPPGCKIGNGGSTLYVLQQLNQIYGKTLGGMRVIIIHAGGFSQRLPSASAMGKIFSAMPLGDPVYQMLDLKLAVYVDFPLQMKPGVLVTCSDHIELYSIGEDQSIRFDQPGFTALAHPSPLSIGTTHGVFVLDLNEKSTHSEIENISCLRFLHKVSIDQMRASGAVCKRQNGCFSPSEYEFVYTDSTYYADYDTMKSLLNLLKELGSLECEIDAYGDFLQALGPKATIDYTSNTANVTKEESSLVKTRQKIFHLLKGTPLNVILLNNSKFYHIGTTSEYLFHLTEDLVLRNELGLLSSAFSVYVNEGSEGSSQSCVMYSVVDPGCSVGAGSVVEYSRLRAGASVGKGSIVSSCWVSAGLSVPDRVFIHSLCVIHKNQTGFVTVVFGINEDLKRSFEVPANLEELKFCGVSLADCLSHWGMKNEVLFSGDASSASLWKACLFPVCSDPQSSFSASLEMLQAVLSGSTFTLPKDTTLMSMQEALQCKNLEEMLKFRQGLHEDITQRT, encoded by the exons ATGAGTCAGGATAATGACTTGAGGTTACAACTAGCAACAAGAGAAAAACTCCGAAAATTCAACTCTCTGCGTG GCCGAGAGGTGCAGCCCGGTGAGTTCTGGGACGTGGTGGTGGTGACCGCTGCGGATGAGAGCCAGAGAGAAGCGTACGAGCTACAGATCAGCGGGAAAGTTGACAGGAAGGAGCTTCCTCTTGGAACTCAGTACAAGGTGTTCTCAGACCCACCCGGATGTAAAATAG GGAATGGAGGCTCCACTCTGTacgtgctgcagcagctgaatcaAATCTATGGGAAGACTCTGGGCGGTATGAGAGTCATCATCATACATGCAG GAGGCTTTAGTCAGCGTTTACCAAGTGCCAGCGCCATGGGGAAGATATTCAGCGCCATGCCGCTCGGTGACCCTGTCTACCAGATGCTGGATCTCAAACTGGCCGTTTATGTGGATTTCCCCTTGCAGATGAAGCCTGGCGTGTTGGTGACCTGTTCAGATCACATTGAGCTCTACAGTATTGGTGAGGATCAGAGCATCAGGTTTGACCAACCTGGCTTCACAGCTTTAGCCCACCCCTCCCCACTGTCTATCGGGACTACACAtggagtgtttgtgttggatTTAAACGAAAAGTCTACTCACTCAGAAATTGAGAACATTTCGTGCCTGCGCTTTCTGCACAAGGTCAGCATCGATCAGATGAGAGCCAGCGGAGCTGTTTGTAAAAGGCAGAatggttgtttttctccctctgagTATGAGTTTGTCTACACAGACAGCACCTATTATGCCGACTATGATACCATGAAGTCTCTTCTTAATCTGCTGAAAGAGTTGGGATCTTTGGAGTGCGAGATAGACGCATACGGGGACTTTCTCCAAGCACTGGGCCCTAAAGCCACGATAGATTACACCAGCAACACTGCAAATGTCACCAAAGAGGAGAGCAGCCTGGTGAAAACCCGGCAAAAGATCTTCCATCTTTTAAAAGGGACTCCCTTGAATGTCATTCTCTTGAACAACTCCAAGTTTTATCACATCGGAACCACATCAGAGTACCTCTTCCACCTCACTGAGGACTTGGTGCTGAGGAATGAGCTGGGCCTCCTGTCAAGTGCCTTCAGTGTATATGTGAATGAAGGCTCTGAGGGCTCCTCACAAAGCTGCGTCATGTACAGTGTTGTTGATCCCGGCTGCTCGGTGGGAGCTGGATCAGTGGTGGAGTACTCCAGACTGCGAGCAGGAGCTTCTGTAGGTAAGGGCTCCATCGTCAGCAGCTGCTGGGTCAGCGCGGGCCTCTCAGTGCCCGACCGAGTCTTCATACATTCACTGTGTGTGATTCACAAGAACCAAACCGGGTTTGTAACTGTCGTGTTTGGGATAAATGAAGACTTGAAGCGCAGTTTTGAAGTCCCTGCAAACCTGGAAGAGCTGAAGTTCTGTGGCGTCAGCCTGGCAGACTGCCTGTCCCACTGGGGGATGAAAAATGAAGTCCTGTTCTCCGGAGATGCATCCAGCGCTAGTTTGTGGAAGgcttgtttgtttcctgtttgctcCGATCCACAAAGCTCATTCTCAGCATCTCTGGAGATGCTGCAGGCTGTCCTCAGTGGGTCCACATTCACTTTACCAAAAGACACAACACTGATGTCCATGCAGGAGGCCTTACAGTGTAAGAACCTGGAGGAGATGTTGAAGTTCAGGCAAGGACTACATGAAGACATCACACAGAGAACATGA